In Halopelagius longus, the following proteins share a genomic window:
- a CDS encoding phosphotransacetylase family protein, translating to MNTLLVTSTHESTGKTAVTLALGQLANERGLDVGYMKPKGTRLQSNVGKTLDQDPMLAREVLDLDAEMHQMEPVVYSPTFIDGAIRGQEDGEELGEIIEEYFGQLAEGKDLMLVEGGGVWSTGGIVDLTDVDVADRLDAGVLLVADYQKTTDLDDVIAAAEQFGDRLTGVLFNGVTDSAFDELEQEVVPFLEGRDIPVLGVVPREQELAGVTVEGLADELGANLVTGGETDAYVERFLVGAMGGDAALRYFRRTKDAAVITGGDRSEIITAALEAPGVKTIILTGGHRPSGAVLGKAESKGVPVMMVNGDTLTVVDRAEDVIRSGRTRDERTVDLMRDLLFEHTDVDALVGEVAPDEDEES from the coding sequence ATGAACACGCTACTCGTCACCTCGACCCACGAAAGTACCGGCAAGACGGCCGTCACCCTCGCGCTCGGCCAACTCGCGAACGAACGCGGCCTCGACGTGGGCTACATGAAGCCCAAGGGCACGCGCCTGCAGTCGAACGTCGGCAAGACGCTCGATCAGGACCCGATGCTGGCGCGCGAGGTGCTCGACCTCGACGCCGAGATGCACCAGATGGAGCCCGTCGTCTACTCGCCGACGTTCATCGACGGGGCCATCCGCGGACAGGAGGACGGCGAGGAACTCGGCGAGATAATCGAGGAGTACTTCGGCCAACTCGCGGAGGGGAAAGACCTCATGCTCGTCGAGGGCGGCGGCGTCTGGTCCACCGGCGGCATCGTGGACCTGACGGACGTGGACGTGGCCGACCGCCTCGACGCGGGCGTCCTCCTCGTCGCCGACTACCAGAAGACGACCGACTTAGACGACGTCATCGCCGCCGCAGAGCAGTTCGGCGACCGACTGACGGGCGTCCTCTTCAACGGCGTCACGGACAGCGCCTTCGACGAACTCGAACAGGAGGTCGTCCCCTTCCTCGAAGGCCGCGACATCCCCGTCCTCGGCGTCGTCCCGCGCGAACAGGAACTCGCGGGCGTCACCGTCGAGGGACTCGCCGACGAACTCGGCGCGAACCTCGTCACCGGCGGCGAGACGGACGCCTACGTCGAACGCTTCCTCGTCGGCGCGATGGGCGGCGACGCCGCCCTGCGGTACTTCCGCCGCACGAAGGACGCCGCGGTCATCACCGGCGGCGACCGCTCCGAGATAATCACCGCGGCCCTCGAAGCGCCCGGCGTCAAGACCATCATCCTCACCGGCGGCCACCGGCCCTCCGGCGCGGTTCTCGGCAAGGCCGAATCGAAGGGCGTGCCGGTGATGATGGTCAACGGCGACACCCTCACCGTCGTGGACCGCGCGGAGGACGTCATCCGTTCGGGCCGCACCCGCGACGAACGCACGGTGGACCTGATGCGCGACCTGCTCTTCGAACACACCGACGTGGACGCACTCGTCGGCGAAGTCGCCCCCGACGAGGACGAAGAGTCCTGA
- the bioB gene encoding biotin synthase BioB, whose amino-acid sequence MVYETGNETVDDAVRRVLDGETLDRTDGLALIAQPPDALAAGADIVRRHYSDGTVDACSIVNAKAGNCAEDCGFCAQSTHFDTGIDTYGFLGPEKVLEAAKRAEEDGAQRFGIVVAEKGVSKEHRPDEWDEIVEAIRLVRDETDVEVDASLGLLTQEEADELAAEGLNHYNHNIETSRRYFPEIIGTHSFEDRLKTLRRAKNAGMDLCAGVILGMGESPTDRVDAAIELQDIGVSSLPVNILNPVEGTPLGDADHASISKTEILKTIAVYRFLHPDSRVRLTGGREVNLAPHEQHLPFEAGADGLLTGDYLTTEGQDPGDDIEIVQRAGLEPNREVNEFDPAEVKERHHQPTPDTAAGTATSNATNELDD is encoded by the coding sequence GTGGTTTACGAGACGGGAAACGAGACGGTCGACGACGCGGTCCGGCGGGTTCTCGACGGCGAAACCCTCGATCGGACCGATGGGCTGGCGCTTATCGCCCAACCGCCCGACGCGCTGGCCGCGGGCGCCGACATCGTACGCCGCCACTACTCGGACGGCACGGTCGACGCCTGCAGTATCGTCAACGCCAAGGCGGGCAATTGCGCCGAAGACTGTGGCTTCTGTGCGCAGTCAACCCATTTCGACACCGGAATCGACACCTACGGCTTTCTCGGGCCGGAGAAGGTGCTCGAAGCCGCGAAACGAGCCGAGGAGGACGGCGCCCAGCGGTTCGGCATCGTCGTCGCCGAGAAGGGCGTCTCGAAGGAACACCGGCCCGACGAGTGGGACGAAATCGTCGAGGCCATCCGCCTCGTCCGGGACGAAACCGATGTCGAGGTCGACGCCTCACTCGGTCTGCTGACGCAGGAAGAGGCCGACGAACTCGCCGCCGAGGGACTCAACCACTACAATCACAACATCGAGACCTCGCGGCGCTACTTCCCTGAGATCATCGGGACCCACTCCTTCGAGGACCGCCTCAAGACCCTCCGACGCGCCAAGAATGCGGGCATGGATCTCTGTGCCGGCGTCATTCTCGGCATGGGCGAATCGCCGACTGACCGGGTTGATGCCGCCATCGAACTGCAGGATATCGGCGTCTCCTCGCTGCCGGTCAACATCCTCAACCCCGTCGAAGGGACCCCCCTGGGCGATGCCGACCACGCTTCCATCTCGAAGACGGAGATCCTCAAGACCATCGCGGTCTACCGCTTCTTGCATCCCGATTCGAGGGTCCGGCTGACCGGCGGCCGCGAGGTCAACCTCGCGCCCCACGAGCAACATCTCCCGTTCGAGGCCGGGGCGGACGGCCTGCTGACCGGCGACTATCTCACGACGGAAGGCCAAGACCCCGGCGACGACATCGAGATCGTGCAGCGGGCCGGACTGGAGCCGAACCGCGAGGTCAACGAGTTCGACCCCGCCGAGGTCAAGGAACGGCACCACCAGCCGACGCCGGACACCGCCGCCGGCACCGCAACGAGTAACGCGACGAACGAACTGGACGACTGA
- a CDS encoding transcriptional regulator, which translates to MDEINFAVLGTGGIGRRALDYSTQKDHLTPVAACDRHGVAVDHDGLDVDELLAATEGNIANDGGTQTVKQSGSMKGVAASAQADPTETPIDDIIDVSDAIDAVLIALPNLEHDFVPNVGERFAEAGYEGVLVDVLKRSRVIDILDAREETYEDSGITFVCGAGATPGFLTGAAALAAQSFVEIEEVEIWWGVGLKSGYEDNRGTVREDIAHLDGYDIETARNLTDEEIEEIVEEHDGRIEFNDMEHADDVLLERAGICDAEDVTVGGILDVRSDEKPTTTTVSVTGRTFDGERGTNTFQLDDVTSMEANVNGPALGYMKAGVRRNRAGEYGVFGPADLMPGF; encoded by the coding sequence ATGGACGAGATCAATTTCGCAGTTCTCGGTACCGGAGGTATCGGTCGACGAGCACTCGACTACTCCACACAGAAAGACCATCTCACCCCAGTTGCGGCCTGTGACCGGCATGGCGTCGCCGTCGACCACGACGGCCTCGACGTGGACGAACTGCTGGCGGCGACGGAAGGAAATATCGCAAACGACGGCGGCACACAGACCGTCAAGCAATCGGGTTCGATGAAGGGCGTCGCCGCCTCCGCGCAGGCCGATCCCACCGAAACGCCCATCGACGATATCATCGACGTATCGGACGCCATCGACGCCGTACTCATCGCCCTGCCGAACCTCGAGCACGACTTCGTACCGAACGTCGGCGAGCGTTTCGCCGAAGCCGGCTACGAAGGCGTGCTCGTGGACGTACTCAAGCGCTCCCGCGTCATCGACATCCTCGACGCGCGCGAGGAGACCTACGAGGATTCGGGCATCACGTTCGTCTGCGGCGCGGGCGCGACCCCCGGCTTCCTGACGGGAGCGGCCGCACTCGCCGCGCAGTCCTTCGTCGAAATCGAAGAGGTCGAAATCTGGTGGGGCGTCGGCCTCAAATCGGGCTACGAGGACAACCGTGGCACCGTCCGCGAGGATATCGCCCACCTCGACGGCTACGACATCGAGACGGCCCGCAACCTCACCGACGAGGAGATCGAGGAGATCGTCGAGGAACACGATGGCCGCATCGAGTTCAACGATATGGAGCACGCCGATGACGTCCTCCTGGAACGGGCCGGCATCTGTGACGCCGAGGACGTCACCGTCGGCGGCATCCTCGACGTCCGCTCCGACGAGAAGCCGACGACGACCACCGTCAGCGTTACGGGTCGAACCTTCGACGGTGAGCGCGGGACGAACACGTTCCAACTCGACGACGTCACGAGCATGGAAGCCAACGTCAACGGCCCTGCCCTCGGTTACATGAAGGCGGGCGTTCGCCGGAACCGCGCAGGCGAGTACGGCGTCTTCGGTCCCGCTGATCTGATGCCAGGGTTCTGA
- a CDS encoding aminotransferase class I/II-fold pyridoxal phosphate-dependent enzyme produces MDHQHAHGFDLQTRLRERERADLRRSLDPIEEVSARARVADDSAGETPSFDEERLVFAANNYLGLAGDERVATAAAEAAREVGTGAGASRLVVGDTPAHRSLERRLADEKDAERALAFSSGYAANVGTITALDPDVIFSDELNHASIVDGARLSGADIVIYDHCDANALTEAMADRAEIAEPDDSWLIITDSVFSMDGDVAPLDAICEAATNYGAWTMVDEAHATGVYDGGIVGERGLTDRVDVQLGTLSKALGAQGGFVAGDETLVEHLLNAARSFVFSTGLAPPAAAAAERALALASERRDALKTNVERLREGLEAMGYEVWGDTHILPVVVGDREAALALDDRLREDGIVAPAIRPPTVPEGTSRIRLAPQATHTAADIDRCLAGFEAAGEEVGLL; encoded by the coding sequence ATGGACCACCAGCACGCCCACGGCTTCGACCTTCAAACGCGCCTCCGCGAAAGGGAACGGGCCGACCTTCGTCGGTCGTTGGACCCCATCGAGGAGGTGTCGGCGCGTGCCCGTGTCGCCGACGACTCCGCAGGCGAGACGCCGTCTTTCGACGAGGAGCGACTCGTCTTCGCGGCGAACAACTACCTCGGTTTGGCGGGCGACGAGCGCGTCGCAACGGCAGCCGCCGAGGCGGCCCGCGAGGTCGGCACCGGCGCCGGTGCCTCCCGGCTCGTCGTCGGCGACACGCCCGCCCATCGATCGCTCGAACGGCGACTGGCCGACGAGAAGGACGCCGAGCGCGCGCTGGCCTTCTCGTCGGGCTACGCCGCAAACGTCGGGACGATCACCGCGCTGGATCCCGACGTCATCTTCTCCGACGAGTTGAATCATGCCAGCATCGTCGACGGCGCGCGACTCTCGGGCGCCGACATCGTAATCTATGACCACTGCGATGCGAACGCGCTCACCGAAGCCATGGCCGACCGTGCCGAGATAGCGGAACCCGACGACTCGTGGCTCATCATCACCGACTCGGTGTTTTCGATGGACGGCGACGTGGCACCGCTGGACGCTATCTGTGAGGCTGCAACGAACTACGGCGCGTGGACGATGGTCGACGAGGCCCACGCCACGGGCGTCTACGACGGCGGTATCGTCGGCGAGCGCGGCCTGACCGACCGCGTCGACGTGCAGTTGGGAACGCTCTCGAAGGCGCTCGGGGCACAGGGCGGCTTCGTCGCCGGCGACGAGACGCTCGTCGAGCACCTGCTCAACGCCGCCCGGTCGTTCGTCTTCTCGACAGGACTGGCACCGCCGGCGGCAGCCGCGGCCGAACGCGCACTAGCGTTGGCGTCCGAACGGCGCGATGCCTTAAAAACGAACGTCGAACGCCTCCGTGAGGGCCTCGAAGCGATGGGTTACGAGGTCTGGGGTGACACCCACATCCTACCCGTCGTGGTCGGCGACCGCGAGGCTGCTCTCGCCCTGGACGACCGCCTGCGCGAGGACGGCATCGTCGCCCCGGCCATCCGGCCGCCGACGGTCCCCGAGGGCACCAGCCGGATTCGACTGGCACCGCAGGCGACCCACACGGCGGCGGACATCGACCGCTGTCTGGCCGGCTTCGAGGCCGCCGGCGAGGAGGTGGGTTTGCTGTGA
- the bioD gene encoding dethiobiotin synthase, with the protein MSVAVVGTDTGVGKTVVTAALVVRLRAQGTDARAIKPAQTGFPEDDDADYVRCVCEDEAAAVRLRTYGEPLAPAVAARRADDPIDYETLLEDTRGAMANTDVGVVEGAGGLRVPLSNEPRREIVDLVSDLDVPALVVARSGLGTLNHTALTVEALRARDISVLGVALNRYEGASVAERTNPEEVERMCDCPVWTLSESELETPEDVRKLAESLPPLHRQLRE; encoded by the coding sequence GTGAGCGTCGCGGTCGTCGGAACCGATACGGGCGTCGGCAAGACAGTCGTCACGGCGGCGCTTGTCGTACGCTTGCGAGCCCAGGGGACCGACGCCCGAGCCATCAAACCCGCCCAGACCGGATTTCCGGAGGATGACGACGCCGACTACGTCCGCTGTGTTTGCGAGGACGAGGCGGCCGCCGTCCGCCTGCGAACGTACGGGGAGCCGCTGGCGCCCGCCGTTGCGGCACGGCGGGCCGACGACCCTATCGATTACGAGACGCTACTGGAGGACACCCGTGGGGCGATGGCGAACACCGACGTCGGTGTCGTGGAAGGCGCTGGCGGGCTTCGCGTCCCGCTGTCGAACGAGCCTCGACGGGAGATCGTCGACCTCGTTTCGGACCTCGACGTGCCGGCACTCGTGGTTGCACGGTCGGGGCTCGGCACCCTGAACCACACAGCGCTGACCGTCGAGGCCCTCCGCGCCCGCGACATCTCGGTCCTCGGGGTCGCGCTGAACCGCTATGAAGGTGCGTCGGTCGCCGAGCGCACCAATCCCGAGGAAGTCGAACGGATGTGTGACTGTCCGGTCTGGACGCTGTCGGAGTCGGAGTTGGAGACGCCAGAGGACGTCCGAAAACTCGCCGAAAGCCTTCCGCCGCTCCACAGACAGCTGAGGGAGTGA
- a CDS encoding DUF4382 domain-containing protein, producing the protein MSQKRHSSNHDSNDSETTHLRRRRLLTIGTGVGATFLAGCTSQTPASGGDGDTATATDADTPSETTSDDETTEETTPEAGAFRLLISDRPAAIDDFEELNVSFDRARIFRAKGDWEKTEDDDGEETEGDEDDSTTTDAGTTGTATGTATGTANETTTATATQTTETATTTETPTPTETATESEDSEPKEGGDSEGERGFFVVDLGGATVDLTQVVGEKAMGVFDGELEAGRYAKIELHAADVEGIVDGEAVDVKIPSGKLQLTKPFEVVPGETLSFVFDINVVKKGRSDAYNLLPVISESGVAGRDVEVEEVGRENGGDATTTATGTDD; encoded by the coding sequence ATGAGTCAAAAGAGACATTCTTCGAACCACGACTCGAACGACTCGGAGACGACGCACCTCCGGCGGCGACGCCTCTTGACGATCGGAACGGGCGTCGGCGCGACGTTCCTCGCCGGATGTACGTCACAGACGCCGGCGTCCGGCGGCGACGGCGACACCGCGACGGCGACGGACGCGGACACGCCGTCGGAGACGACGAGCGACGACGAGACGACCGAAGAGACGACCCCCGAGGCCGGCGCGTTCAGACTGCTGATCAGCGACCGACCGGCGGCGATAGACGACTTCGAGGAACTCAACGTGTCGTTCGACCGCGCCCGAATCTTCCGCGCCAAGGGCGACTGGGAAAAAACGGAAGACGACGACGGTGAGGAAACGGAGGGCGACGAAGACGATTCGACGACGACCGACGCCGGAACGACCGGAACGGCGACGGGAACTGCCACCGGAACGGCGAACGAGACGACGACAGCAACCGCAACACAGACAACCGAGACGGCGACAACGACCGAAACGCCGACTCCGACTGAGACGGCGACGGAATCGGAGGACAGCGAACCGAAGGAAGGCGGCGATTCGGAGGGCGAACGCGGCTTCTTCGTCGTCGACCTCGGCGGCGCGACGGTCGACCTGACGCAGGTCGTCGGCGAGAAGGCGATGGGCGTCTTCGACGGCGAGTTGGAAGCCGGCCGGTACGCCAAGATCGAACTCCACGCCGCCGACGTGGAGGGAATCGTGGACGGCGAGGCGGTCGACGTCAAGATACCGAGCGGAAAACTCCAACTCACGAAGCCCTTCGAGGTCGTCCCGGGCGAGACGCTCAGTTTCGTCTTCGACATCAACGTCGTGAAGAAGGGTCGATCGGACGCCTACAACCTCCTCCCCGTCATCTCCGAGAGCGGCGTCGCCGGCCGCGACGTCGAGGTCGAGGAGGTCGGACGCGAAAACGGCGGCGACGCGACGACGACGGCGACCGGAACCGACGACTGA
- a CDS encoding zinc ribbon domain-containing protein, whose amino-acid sequence MSLFEKAGRKFEETKRSFVGGADAEDGPDYVCRSCERAVNENYDHCPHCGDAAVEPVE is encoded by the coding sequence ATGAGCCTGTTCGAGAAAGCCGGGCGGAAGTTCGAGGAGACGAAACGCTCGTTCGTGGGCGGGGCGGACGCCGAGGACGGCCCCGACTACGTCTGTCGCTCCTGCGAGCGAGCCGTGAACGAGAACTACGACCACTGCCCGCACTGCGGCGACGCGGCGGTCGAACCGGTCGAGTGA
- a CDS encoding aminopeptidase P family protein: protein MPTAFERRTRDAQAALSDGDADVLVCFPSRNLFYLSGFAEDPGERHLLFFLPAEGDPTFLVPELYGKQVRAESWVEDVRTWADDDDPRAAVESVVSDLDLPPAPRVLVDDTMWARFTHDLRAVLPEATFGLASDVLSDLRVRKDEAELDALRRAAAAADEAMASVREMGSDAVGLTESELAREIERLLAEAGGEGVSFETIVGSGPNGAMPHHAHGDREIRAGDPVVLDFGTRVGEYPSDQTRTVVFDGDPSETFAEVHAVVEEALAAGIEAVEPGVAAESVDRAAREVIEAAGYGDRFVHRTGHGVGLDVHEEPYIVEGNGRELEPGMVFSVEPGVYLPEEFGVRIEELVVVTEEGCERLNRTDRGWEC, encoded by the coding sequence ATGCCAACTGCCTTCGAACGGCGGACGCGCGACGCGCAGGCGGCCCTCTCGGACGGCGATGCGGACGTGCTCGTCTGCTTCCCCAGTCGGAACCTGTTTTACCTCTCGGGGTTCGCGGAGGACCCCGGCGAGCGACATCTCCTCTTTTTCCTGCCCGCCGAGGGCGACCCGACGTTCCTCGTCCCGGAACTGTACGGGAAACAGGTCCGCGCGGAGTCGTGGGTCGAAGACGTGCGGACGTGGGCCGACGACGACGACCCGCGCGCCGCCGTCGAGTCCGTCGTCTCGGACCTCGATTTGCCCCCCGCGCCGCGCGTCCTCGTCGACGACACGATGTGGGCGCGCTTCACCCACGACCTGCGGGCGGTGCTCCCGGAGGCGACGTTCGGACTGGCGAGCGACGTGCTGTCTGACCTCCGAGTGCGGAAGGACGAGGCGGAACTCGACGCCTTGCGTCGGGCCGCCGCCGCGGCGGACGAGGCGATGGCGTCGGTCCGCGAGATGGGTTCGGACGCCGTCGGACTGACCGAAAGCGAACTCGCCCGCGAGATAGAGCGACTGTTGGCGGAGGCGGGCGGGGAGGGCGTCTCCTTCGAGACCATCGTCGGGTCGGGACCGAACGGCGCGATGCCGCACCACGCCCACGGCGACAGGGAGATACGCGCGGGCGACCCGGTGGTCCTCGACTTCGGGACGCGCGTCGGGGAGTACCCGAGCGACCAGACGCGGACCGTCGTCTTCGACGGCGACCCTTCGGAGACGTTCGCGGAGGTCCACGCCGTCGTCGAGGAGGCGTTGGCGGCGGGTATCGAGGCGGTCGAACCCGGCGTCGCCGCGGAGTCCGTGGACCGCGCCGCCCGCGAGGTCATCGAGGCGGCGGGCTACGGCGACCGGTTCGTCCACCGGACGGGCCACGGCGTCGGACTCGACGTCCACGAGGAACCGTACATCGTCGAAGGAAACGGTCGAGAACTCGAACCGGGGATGGTGTTCAGCGTCGAACCCGGCGTCTACCTGCCCGAGGAGTTCGGCGTCAGGATAGAGGAGTTGGTCGTCGTCACCGAGGAGGGGTGCGAGCGGTTGAACCGCACCGACCGCGGGTGGGAGTGCTGA
- a CDS encoding DUF7544 domain-containing protein, whose protein sequence is MSWNAVDALSDARAATQSLLLPFDLGTWAKLSLVVFFVGTGTNASMTANGSGSSGGNVASTSDFDLGTFSPDELVASVDLASLLVGLLAVFVLLYLLYSFLGSVFEFVFVDNVTSPRVRLRGPFRRHLLDGIRLFAFESVLGAAALSLIAVPVAMVLLGAVPLGSGALFALIPLVLLGVLAAVVVAFVLGLTRDFVVPTMLVEDRGVLSGWRRVLPTMRAEWKEFALYVVLRIALNVLSGALLSVALGLVALVVAVPFVLVGGVIWTAFSPFAVALTPGTVLLGALVGLYVACLTVAGLFVTVPVAAYFRYYSLYFLARADSELALVDRPDAPERPAEGGPDAGPTDADADRL, encoded by the coding sequence ATGTCGTGGAACGCAGTCGACGCCCTCTCGGACGCCCGCGCGGCGACGCAGTCGCTCCTCCTCCCGTTCGACCTCGGGACGTGGGCGAAGCTTTCGCTCGTCGTCTTCTTCGTCGGCACCGGGACCAACGCCTCGATGACCGCGAACGGGTCGGGGTCCTCCGGCGGCAACGTCGCCTCGACGTCCGATTTCGACCTCGGGACGTTCTCGCCGGACGAGTTGGTCGCGTCGGTCGATCTGGCGTCGCTCCTCGTCGGCCTCCTCGCCGTTTTCGTCCTTCTGTATCTCCTCTACTCGTTTCTCGGCTCGGTCTTCGAGTTCGTCTTCGTGGACAACGTCACGTCCCCCCGCGTGCGCCTCCGCGGTCCGTTTCGGAGGCACCTCCTCGACGGGATACGACTGTTCGCGTTCGAGTCCGTCCTCGGTGCCGCCGCACTCTCGCTCATCGCCGTCCCCGTCGCGATGGTCCTCTTGGGTGCCGTCCCCCTCGGTTCGGGGGCACTGTTCGCCCTCATTCCTCTCGTCCTCCTCGGCGTCCTCGCCGCCGTCGTCGTCGCCTTCGTCCTCGGGTTGACCCGCGACTTCGTCGTTCCGACGATGCTCGTCGAGGACCGCGGCGTCCTCTCGGGGTGGCGGCGCGTCCTCCCGACGATGCGCGCCGAGTGGAAGGAGTTCGCCCTCTACGTCGTCCTCCGAATCGCGCTCAACGTCCTCTCGGGGGCGCTTCTTTCGGTCGCCCTCGGCCTCGTCGCCCTCGTCGTCGCGGTGCCGTTCGTCCTCGTCGGCGGCGTCATCTGGACAGCGTTCTCCCCGTTCGCCGTCGCCCTGACGCCCGGGACGGTTCTCCTCGGCGCTCTCGTCGGTCTGTACGTCGCCTGCCTCACTGTCGCGGGCCTGTTCGTCACCGTTCCGGTCGCCGCGTACTTCCGGTACTACTCGCTGTACTTCCTCGCGCGCGCCGATTCCGAACTCGCACTCGTGGACCGACCCGACGCGCCGGAGCGACCGGCGGAGGGCGGACCGGACGCGGGACCCACCGACGCGGACGCCGACAGGCTCTGA
- a CDS encoding DUF7543 family protein: MGWSEVRADERITEWERDDGYVTVRVRRRPDETWAVRLDQLYQDSEERRYRRERADSEAAARELAEEWMAEFDDEA; encoded by the coding sequence ATGGGTTGGAGCGAGGTCAGAGCGGACGAGCGAATCACCGAGTGGGAACGCGACGACGGGTACGTGACGGTACGGGTCCGCAGGCGACCCGACGAGACGTGGGCCGTCCGACTCGACCAACTGTATCAGGACTCCGAGGAGCGACGGTACCGGCGGGAACGGGCCGACTCCGAGGCGGCGGCGCGGGAACTCGCAGAGGAGTGGATGGCGGAGTTCGACGACGAGGCGTAG
- a CDS encoding CBS pair associated ParBc domain-containing protein, translating into MIGKATVEEYMTREVQTVSPTDSVADVARRIVESDGHNGFPVCEGRRVEGFVTARDLLLEDDEAPIFTVMTENIIVAHPEMKVTDAARVILRSGIQKLPVVDDASNLVGIISNTDVIRSQIERATPEKVGKLMRTLEQIHEIHVHEERQTVELSKLIPTQGRVYADELEGRKYELERGLAEPLVVIDNQGTLLLADGHHRVMAADRVGVEEMDAYVIVLDDPVELGMQRTAEKEGLESIDDIEVVDYARHPLVETTHRLQQS; encoded by the coding sequence ATGATTGGAAAGGCGACCGTCGAGGAGTACATGACGCGCGAAGTACAGACCGTGTCACCGACGGATTCGGTCGCCGACGTCGCCCGTCGCATCGTCGAGAGCGACGGCCACAACGGCTTCCCGGTCTGCGAGGGGCGGCGCGTCGAGGGGTTCGTCACCGCCCGGGACCTCCTCTTGGAGGACGACGAAGCGCCCATCTTCACGGTCATGACGGAGAACATCATCGTCGCGCACCCGGAGATGAAGGTGACCGACGCCGCGCGCGTCATCCTCCGGTCGGGCATCCAGAAACTCCCCGTCGTGGACGACGCGAGCAACCTCGTCGGCATCATCTCGAACACGGACGTCATCCGCTCGCAGATAGAGCGCGCGACGCCCGAGAAGGTCGGGAAGCTGATGCGGACGCTCGAACAGATACACGAGATACACGTCCACGAGGAACGGCAGACGGTCGAACTGTCGAAGCTCATCCCGACGCAAGGTCGAGTGTACGCCGACGAACTCGAGGGCCGAAAGTACGAACTCGAACGCGGACTAGCCGAACCCCTCGTCGTCATCGACAATCAGGGGACGTTGCTCCTCGCTGACGGCCACCACCGGGTGATGGCCGCAGACAGGGTCGGCGTCGAGGAGATGGACGCCTACGTCATCGTCCTCGACGACCCAGTCGAACTCGGCATGCAGCGAACCGCCGAGAAGGAGGGGTTAGAGTCCATCGACGACATCGAGGTGGTGGACTACGCGCGTCACCCGTTGGTGGAGACGACGCACCGCCTCCAGCAGTCCTGA